The Vespa velutina chromosome 2, iVesVel2.1, whole genome shotgun sequence sequence gacTGTTTccctctgtctatctttctctcgataaCTTTTCACCACTGCCTCGAGATCGTGACAACAATCGATTCGAGATATCCTTTGGTATACGACGACTCGACGAACATGACTGCCAAAAgtaattcgtttctttctccttcttttcttttttatttttttaaataaattttaaaaggcTAAAAGGCACGCATTTCGAAGGTATtggattccttttttttttttttttttttttttttttgacaccTCCGTCGTATACCAAAGgactaaatataataattttattctgtaCAATATAGATGTCATTTTATGGAAATAATTCACGTACGAATCgtcgtaaaaaggaaaaagaaaagaaaagaaaaaaaaaaaaaagaaaaattgcgaTTGATTATTAACGActaacgatgaaaaatttttaatcggtcatcgtatgttatattatatgtatcctTAAAAATACGCTGAACGTtcgttgtaaataataatgtttaatctTAGAAACACGTCGCGACGTTTTATAGATGGTTTTTAGATTCTCAATATTCTTATCCCGTTACGGACAGCcaaggaaataaatttatcttaattaacGTTAGAACAAAAGAATAACAGTGTTACAACGgcgataaaagataaaaaaaaaaaaaaacaaaacaaaaaaaaagaacaaaaaaataaaaaacaaataacaagCACATAACATTAAGCCTACGTACACACAATTACTCCGTCATTCGAACGGTATACCCTATTAAAATCTTAATTCTCCGTATGTATATTtagtaattatttgtttattaaaaaaaaaaaaaaaaaaaaaaaaagaaaagggaaaaagactGGCGctaaaaaagaacaaggacGAAGcaacttattaaaaattggaTTTTAGATTCCGTCGatctatttatgtaaataGTACACTGCCTTCTATTCCGTATCCTTCCCAAAgataatatccttattattatcatttttaacgccaaggtatatatacatatatatatatatatatatatatatatatatatatatatatgtatatctttatctttagtaataaagatacttATCTCTTCGACTGAGTCAAAACTCTCGAGATTAcatttggaaatattattgCGTACGTAGAGTTTAGAATCTAGATTTATCCGCGCCAGTATATGAgttaagaattaatatatatatatatatatatatatatatatatatatatatatatatatacgtatgtatatgtatatatatttatatacaaatataaatatatatacatgtatgtgtgtgcgtacacgcaaataaaaaaaaaatctgtccTTCGAAAGTTAACATTGCGTATAGTCTCATATAGAGATGATCATTAATGTACGTAGAATTTATTGCAAGATATAATGTAAGAGAAATTGGTCGCATCGAGTTccttttttgtaaattatatgtGATTTCGCTCTcagaagacaaaaaagaaaagaaaagaaaagaaaagaaagaaaagaaacaaaaaagaaaacaaaaaaaaaaagacagaataaACGTTGCAAGTATTGTATCTCTTATCttgatcatatattatatatgtatatgtatgtatgtgtatatgcattTTATGAATACGAGTTAACGATTACAATTTTATGTAACACTCGTTATCACAGGTCGACTTAACGCACTTTTATCACCCAACAAACGTATCACTTTTATTTGGAAACATTTCtcgaataaaacgattaacgagtttatccttttttttgttaaaagtaTGAATCTATTCGAATCGTatggtaaatattatatttaataatattagcgAATTAATGATGTTTTTGGAATCGATTCTATTGGAAAGAcccgtttatattattaaatttcatttcacgCTTCCATGCAAttcattaaagaaatttttcattatactttcgcataaaaagatttcactctttctctctctctctctctctctctctctctctctctctctttctctctctctctctctcttactttctaaatatcgatttctataatatacatacatctatatattgtataaatagtatttataataatacaatttttcaatgtaaaaaaaaaaaaaggtaaaaacaaaaggataaaagataaaatagaaaaacgaatATTGCAAGATGATAAATGTAAAACGTGTGTGAATCATTCAGTTCGAAAGTAATACTTCCGTTAGACGTTTTGCACTTTTTATTGCTGGCAAGTCGAGTAAGATCTTGCCAATTCCGACTACTCCTGACTCATTGTCAATGTCTCGTGTTGTTGATGATGCAATATGTCACCAGAGTCTTTTTTGCACTTTGGCTCGAAcgcaaaataaaattcatcgcGTGAACGATGTTACGAAACACTTTTTAAGTTTCTCCCAGTTCAGGATCCTTGTCCTTTAATTGGCTTGGTCCAGCATCATCATCTTGTGTTTTAGGTCCGGTACCATTGGGCATTCGATGATATTGACTCTTCCAAGTGGTACTTAATGGTCTTGGATGATCTGGACGATCGTATTCTGAATCATTTTGTTTAATCTCATCATAAACATGCTCGACCTTCTTCCCATCCATCTCATCGATACTATGGTAAACGTTTAAATTTGGATTCCCTAAATCGGCATCTCTGTTCTTTAAATCATATTGCAGTCCATAAGcacctaaataaaaaaaaaaaaaaaaaaaaaaagaaaagaacataaaCAACTCGTTTTGTCCTTCTAATTTGTTTCAAGATCATTATAAAGGATCGTTAATCGATCGTTAATCTACCTTTacaatcatcatcatcttccaTGCTTCCACCAAAACCAAGTTTAGCTCTCTCattgttaacatttttatttgtgcCAAGATCGTTTTTAATTTGGCGATTATTCAATAACGTAGTCGTACCATCGTCATATCTCGAAGAGCCTTGATAGGCGTAAACAGGATTATCGAATTGATTtcgatctataataatattttagatatgttaaatatattttttaataatgaaatataacttattaataacTATCTATTTAGTTATGTGATGACTTACCAGGTACAGGATCAGCAATGTATTGAACTTGGGCTATCTCGTTCTTCAAATCTGCCACTCTACGACGATGATAAAACCAAGCTGTCACAGTCACAGCGATTACAATAATCGCTGCGAATATACCTGCTATCACACTACCATAACCGGATTCTTCCTTTTGTTGAACATTTTTTGAAAAGAGCTGTTCGTCACAATTTTCGCCTGTAAatcatagttttttttttttttttattataataatattttctttaaatatttatctgtttATTACGAAGCACTAACCTGTATAACCGTATCTACAGATACACCCTTCAGCAGGATGACACGTGAAGAAATCATTCTTACATTCGCAAGGCTCCATGCACTGATCACCGTAATAACCCTCAGGGCAAACtattaagaattatataaaaaaaaatatcagtggtgaaatataaaacgaatgttttataatttaaaatctgAAACTTACTTTCAGTACACCTGATACCTGTCCAACCACGAGAGCAACGACAATGACCATCACTGGATCTACATCTACCATGTTGACACTTGCAATGTTGAGTACAATTGACACCGAAAGTACCTTGTTGGCAAGGAGTTTGACAGGATTCACCTTGCCATCCTGGCATACATTGACATATTCCAGTAACATGATGGCACTCTCCACCATTTTTGCAATAACAATGACTGGCACAATTTAAACCGTATCTGTTAGGTGGACAAGGATGTTCACAGGTAAGTCCCATATAGCCAGAACGACATACGTATTCGCCAGTGACATGATCACACGTCATGTtacctttaaaaaataaaaacaaaaaatatatcagaTATACAATGAaacgtaataaatatcaaatttatcacttcattgaaatattattcgttcgattaattttaataacttttatacttACTAATTCCCTGTTCGACAAGTCTCTCTGGCGGAacaaaaagaagcaaaaagtagaaataatattctatgtaTACAACAACGACTACCGTTAAAATAGAAGGAGTAAGCATACATCAAACACTACCCATTACCAAAAAGTTATTCGCTatcgttcattattattacaaacgcATACTCTCAAagtgtattaattataacattcCATCTACTTTTAATGATTATCTTACCGTGCTTTTTTTCTGGACACTTTTCTTTACAGCGTACACCATACCAGCCTTGCGAACAAGGTTGAGAACAATTCGGTCCTTCCCAACCTCTCGCGCAAATACAATTTCCTGTGTCTGGGTCGCAAGAACTATTGTTCATGCAGTTGCACTGTGAATGACAATCCTCGCCGTAAAGACCCTCTGGGCATTTTGTCTCACACCGGATTCCTACGTTTTGATATTGTATTCAATACCGTATTGTGAACAGTATCCAAGAATAGATccatgatgataatgatgatgatgatgatgatgatgatgatgatgacgatgacgatgatgatgagaaCGAACGTTCGGTGGATAAATCGATGaagagaattaataaaaataaaatacaaaccTCGCCAGTCTGGTTTGCAAATGCAATGGCCGGTTGTTGGATCACAGTCGATGCTGTTTTCAGGATGACAATCGCATTCCTGAGTACAGCCATGTCCAAAATATCCTTTTAGGCAACGATCCTTGCAGAGTTCACCGACAAAGCCAGCCGCACAAGTGCATGTGCCTATATGATCAAATAACGTGACGTATGTTCtccgattttcttttcttatcttttctttttctttttttatattgtttacaaACAAGTGTAGGTGCAAACCGAGACAAGTTAAAAAGAGTAAGAATTTGTTTCATGATAAGATGCAGAGACTCAAAATATTAGTGATATTAATCAATGAAGATGTGTAAGTAAATATGGTGCCAATTAGAATTTTACAACGAAAACGTTACACCCAACTCCCTTACCATTTTGTGGATTGCAGGAGGCGTTATTAAAGCAGTTGCACTTGTTCGCACAGTCCTTGCCAAAAGACTTGTCGTCGCAGGGACGATCGCAGAGAACACCATCCCATCCTATCAAAATATTACAACAATACGTAACAATGCATTACTTACCTTCATCTGCTAGTTTTCTTTATCAATGActtatcgaaatataataatctaccATTTCACGTACTCTCTACAAATTTGTTAACGGACAGCGATGCagaaagaggaacaaaaaagaagaagaagaaaaaaaaaagaaagaaaccatTTTACGTGCACGGTacgaatttttacaaaatactttctcgatttttgttttattcatttagagaaacgaaaaaaaaaatttagagaaaagagaaaaaaaataaaaaaaaaagtaaagagaaagaaaatctctcAAGTGCGTGATCTCTtcgtttataacaatttttcaataattttgtcTCACCTGCAGTACAATTGCAACGGCCATCCTCGGGTGAACACTTAGCACCATTTTTGCAAGCACACCTCTGAACACAATCCTCTCCGAATCTATTTTCAGGACAGATTTCGCTACAATCTTCTCCTCTGTAACCAGCTGCACAAATACAAGTTCCATTTATCGGAGAACACTGAGCGTTATTCTTGCAATTGCAATGTTCCTGACACCCTTTGCCATAAGTATATAATGGACAAGTTCTACTACAAGTTTCACCATCCCAGCCAGCTTTACAGATACAATGACCAGTCCATGGGTGACAGAATTCTGTGTTGTTTTGATCGCATTGACAAACCTTCGAACAAAATTTCACCCTTTATTATGTTTCTCGATTtgatttacaatttttaattattttaccttGGAACAATTTTCTCCCCAGACCCCATCTCCGCAAACTCTTTTCTCACATTTCTCTCCTTCCCAACCTGGACTACAGATACAAGTACCGTTAGTCGCTGAACAAGTGGCACCGTTCTTACAATCGCAATCTTCCGTACAATTCAAACCGTATTTGTCTTTTGGACAAATCTTCAAACACTGttgattaattgaaaaaactTGTTAAACCTAGATAGATAATGGACGATcaaggattattattattattatttaaaaaaaatctttacttTGTCATCGTAAAAGCCAGGTTTGCATTGACACTCTCCAGTAACGTGATGACAGCCACCACCGTTATAACAATCGCAGATCTTCGTACAATTTTGACCCCAGAGACCTTCCGGACAACGATGAGCACATACAGAACCCTacgataatttcaaaaaaaaattgtttttatcttgacaataaatttatcgtCTATTcaagtttaaataatatatgaataaacaaTGATCATTTGTATGatacaataatttaaaaagaaaaaacaaattattcatataCCTACCATCCAACCAGCTGGACAGTAACAATCGCCAGTCGTGGGAATGCACATTCCACCATTTTGACACGTGCAATCTGACTTACATTCATTTCCATGTTTACCAGCAGGACAAAGATCATCGCACCTAAAAGGTACAGCAGTTCGTTATCTAAAtctaatcattttaaa is a genomic window containing:
- the LOC124947015 gene encoding protein draper-like isoform X4, translating into MAVLSEHMISVFVVIALISTSALAVLEGPNVCTRQDTYKITVKVSEQKPYTVRENTWCLSFPPRCSKYKVVFKTVYREQEITKQKPVEECCSGYTETTSRDRCIPICSEDCRHGTCIAPDVCKCESGYGGPLCDFKCPLGKWGRNCQEDCMCQNNATCDPFDGKCLCSRGWKGEYCDQTCSPDKFGQDCGEQCRCRNGGSCHHITGECLCAPGYTGPLCDDLCPAGKHGNECKSDCTCQNGGMCIPTTGDCYCPAGWMGSVCAHRCPEGLWGQNCTKICDCYNGGGCHHVTGECQCKPGFYDDKCLKICPKDKYGLNCTEDCDCKNGATCSATNGTCICSPGWEGEKCEKRVCGDGVWGENCSKVCQCDQNNTEFCHPWTGHCICKAGWDGETCSRTCPLYTYGKGCQEHCNCKNNAQCSPINGTCICAAGYRGEDCSEICPENRFGEDCVQRCACKNGAKCSPEDGRCNCTAGNMTCDHVTGEYVCRSGYMGLTCEHPCPPNRYGLNCASHCYCKNGGECHHVTGICQCMPGWQGESCQTPCQQGTFGVNCTQHCKCQHGRCRSSDGHCRCSRGWTGIRCTEICPEGYYGDQCMEPCECKNDFFTCHPAEGCICRYGYTGENCDEQLFSKNVQQKEESGYGSVIAGIFAAIIVIAVTVTAWFYHRRRVADLKNEIAQVQYIADPVPDRNQFDNPVYAYQGSSRYDDGTTTLLNNRQIKNDLGTNKNVNNERAKLGFGGSMEDDDDCKGAYGLQYDLKNRDADLGNPNLNVYHSIDEMDGKKVEHVYDEIKQNDSEYDRPDHPRPLSTTWKSQYHRMPNGTGPKTQDDDAGPSQLKDKDPELGET
- the LOC124947015 gene encoding protein draper-like isoform X1 yields the protein MAVLSEHMISVFVVIALISTSALAVLEGPNVCTRQDTYKITVKVSEQKPYTVRENTWCLSFPPRCSKYKVVFKTVYREQEITKQKPVEECCSGYTETTSRDRCIPICSEDCRHGTCIAPDVCKCESGYGGPLCDFKCPLGKWGRNCQEDCMCQNNATCDPFDGKCLCSRGWKGEYCDQTCSPDKFGQDCGEQCRCRNGGSCHHITGECLCAPGYTGPLCDDLCPAGKHGNECKSDCTCQNGGMCIPTTGDCYCPAGWMGSVCAHRCPEGLWGQNCTKICDCYNGGGCHHVTGECQCKPGFYDDKCLKICPKDKYGLNCTEDCDCKNGATCSATNGTCICSPGWEGEKCEKRVCGDGVWGENCSKVCQCDQNNTEFCHPWTGHCICKAGWDGETCSRTCPLYTYGKGCQEHCNCKNNAQCSPINGTCICAAGYRGEDCSEICPENRFGEDCVQRCACKNGAKCSPEDGRCNCTAGWDGVLCDRPCDDKSFGKDCANKCNCFNNASCNPQNGTCTCAAGFVGELCKDRCLKGYFGHGCTQECDCHPENSIDCDPTTGHCICKPDWRGIRCETKCPEGLYGEDCHSQCNCMNNSSCDPDTGNCICARGWEGPNCSQPCSQGWYGVRCKEKCPEKKHERLVEQGISNMTCDHVTGEYVCRSGYMGLTCEHPCPPNRYGLNCASHCYCKNGGECHHVTGICQCMPGWQGESCQTPCQQGTFGVNCTQHCKCQHGRCRSSDGHCRCSRGWTGIRCTEICPEGYYGDQCMEPCECKNDFFTCHPAEGCICRYGYTGENCDEQLFSKNVQQKEESGYGSVIAGIFAAIIVIAVTVTAWFYHRRRVADLKNEIAQVQYIADPVPDRNQFDNPVYAYQGSSRYDDGTTTLLNNRQIKNDLGTNKNVNNERAKLGFGGSMEDDDDCKGAYGLQYDLKNRDADLGNPNLNVYHSIDEMDGKKVEHVYDEIKQNDSEYDRPDHPRPLSTTWKSQYHRMPNGTGPKTQDDDAGPSQLKDKDPELGET
- the LOC124947015 gene encoding protein draper-like isoform X2 encodes the protein MAVLSEHMISVFVVIALISTSALAVLEGPNVCTRQDTYKITVKVSEQKPYTVRENTWCLSFPPRCSKYKVVFKTVYREQEITKQKPVEECCSGYTETTSRDRCIPICSEDCRHGTCIAPDVCKCESGYGGPLCDFKCPLGKWGRNCQEDCMCQNNATCDPFDGKCLCSRGWKGEYCDQTCSPDKFGQDCGEQCRCRNGGSCHHITGECLCAPGYTGPLCDDLCPAGKHGNECKSDCTCQNGGMCIPTTGDCYCPAGWMGSVCAHRCPEGLWGQNCTKICDCYNGGGCHHVTGECQCKPGFYDDKCLKICPKDKYGLNCTEDCDCKNGATCSATNGTCICSPGWEGEKCEKRVCGDGVWGENCSKVCQCDQNNTEFCHPWTGHCICKAGWDGETCSRTCPLYTYGKGCQEHCNCKNNAQCSPINGTCICAAGYRGEDCSEICPENRFGEDCVQRCACKNGAKCSPEDGRCNCTAGWDGVLCDRPCDDKSFGKDCANKCNCFNNASCNPQNGTCTCAAGFVGELCKDRCLKGYFGHGCTQECDCHPENSIDCDPTTGHCICKPDWRGIRCETKCPEGLYGEDCHSQCNCMNNSSCDPDTGNCICARGWEGPNCSQPCSQGWYGVRCKEKCPEKKHGNMTCDHVTGEYVCRSGYMGLTCEHPCPPNRYGLNCASHCYCKNGGECHHVTGICQCMPGWQGESCQTPCQQGTFGVNCTQHCKCQHGRCRSSDGHCRCSRGWTGIRCTEICPEGYYGDQCMEPCECKNDFFTCHPAEGCICRYGYTGENCDEQLFSKNVQQKEESGYGSVIAGIFAAIIVIAVTVTAWFYHRRRVADLKNEIAQVQYIADPVPDRNQFDNPVYAYQGSSRYDDGTTTLLNNRQIKNDLGTNKNVNNERAKLGFGGSMEDDDDCKGAYGLQYDLKNRDADLGNPNLNVYHSIDEMDGKKVEHVYDEIKQNDSEYDRPDHPRPLSTTWKSQYHRMPNGTGPKTQDDDAGPSQLKDKDPELGET
- the LOC124947015 gene encoding protein draper-like isoform X3 encodes the protein MAVLSEHMISVFVVIALISTSALAVLEGPNVCTRQDTYKITVKVSEQKPYTVRENTWCLSFPPRCSKYKVVFKTVYREQEITKQKPVEECCSGYTETTSRDRCIPICSEDCRHGTCIAPDVCKCESGYGGPLCDFKCPLGKWGRNCQEDCMCQNNATCDPFDGKCLCSRGWKGEYCDQTCSPDKFGQDCGEQCRCRNGGSCHHITGECLCAPGYTGPLCDDLCPAGKHGNECKSDCTCQNGGMCIPTTGDCYCPAGWMGSVCAHRCPEGLWGQNCTKICDCYNGGGCHHVTGECQCKPGFYDDKCLKICPKDKYGLNCTEDCDCKNGATCSATNGTCICSPGWEGEKCEKRVCGDGVWGENCSKVCQCDQNNTEFCHPWTGHCICKAGWDGETCSRTCPLYTYGKGCQEHCNCKNNAQCSPINGTCICAAGYRGEDCSEICPENRFGEDCVQRCACKNGAKCSPEDGRCNCTAGTCTCAAGFVGELCKDRCLKGYFGHGCTQECDCHPENSIDCDPTTGHCICKPDWRGIRCETKCPEGLYGEDCHSQCNCMNNSSCDPDTGNCICARGWEGPNCSQPCSQGWYGVRCKEKCPEKKHERLVEQGISNMTCDHVTGEYVCRSGYMGLTCEHPCPPNRYGLNCASHCYCKNGGECHHVTGICQCMPGWQGESCQTPCQQGTFGVNCTQHCKCQHGRCRSSDGHCRCSRGWTGIRCTEICPEGYYGDQCMEPCECKNDFFTCHPAEGCICRYGYTGENCDEQLFSKNVQQKEESGYGSVIAGIFAAIIVIAVTVTAWFYHRRRVADLKNEIAQVQYIADPVPDRNQFDNPVYAYQGSSRYDDGTTTLLNNRQIKNDLGTNKNVNNERAKLGFGGSMEDDDDCKGAYGLQYDLKNRDADLGNPNLNVYHSIDEMDGKKVEHVYDEIKQNDSEYDRPDHPRPLSTTWKSQYHRMPNGTGPKTQDDDAGPSQLKDKDPELGET